The following are from one region of the Paenibacillus sp. KS-LC4 genome:
- a CDS encoding ABC transporter ATP-binding protein: protein MSEQKQNSPQRPKGIGMGPPGMGMMMPPQKAKDFKGTLKRLAAYLKPHRTKLALVLLTAILSTVFSIVSPKMMGHATTKLYEGVVGIAQGVPGAHIDFDAINTILLTLVVLYLISAAFGFIQQYLMAGVAQKTVYDLRKDVNNKFARLPLKFFDSRSNGEVLSRVVNDVDNISNTLQQSLTQLITSFITLVGVIVMMLTISPLLTLIVFLTIPASLLATKAIAKRSQKYFAGQQAELGRLNGHVEEMYTGHKIVKAFGHERKSLDEFNEMNEKLYDSGWRAQFVSGIIMPIMSFISNIGYVLVCVIGGLLVTRNAIKIGDILAFIQYTRQFTMPITQLANIANIIQSTIASAERVFELLDEEDEVPEAKNAKAISKPAGAVRFEQVDFGYKTDEPLISGMNIDVKPGQTVAIVGPTGAGKTTMINLLMRFYELNGGRITIDGEDIAALQRKSLRRMFGMVLQDTWLFNGSIRDNIAYGREDATEEEVYQAARAAHADHFIRTLPEGYDTILNEEASNISQGQKQLLTIARAILADPSILILDEATSSVDTRTEIIIQRAMGELMNNRTSFVIAHRLSTIRGADLILVMNNGSIIEQGKHEELLEQGGFYADLYNSQFTGKRITSEVV from the coding sequence ATGAGTGAGCAAAAGCAGAATTCCCCGCAAAGGCCGAAGGGCATCGGCATGGGTCCGCCCGGAATGGGCATGATGATGCCTCCTCAGAAGGCGAAGGATTTTAAGGGTACCTTGAAAAGGCTGGCAGCCTACTTGAAGCCGCATCGCACGAAGCTTGCGCTTGTGCTGCTGACCGCGATTTTAAGCACCGTATTCAGCATTGTCAGCCCGAAAATGATGGGGCATGCGACAACGAAGCTATATGAGGGTGTAGTGGGAATAGCACAAGGCGTGCCAGGTGCACATATTGATTTTGATGCCATTAACACGATTCTGCTGACGCTAGTCGTGCTGTATTTGATTAGTGCCGCATTTGGCTTTATTCAGCAGTATTTAATGGCTGGCGTTGCCCAGAAAACCGTCTACGACCTGCGCAAGGATGTAAATAATAAATTTGCGCGCTTGCCGCTGAAGTTTTTCGATTCGCGCTCCAACGGCGAGGTGCTGAGCCGGGTCGTCAACGATGTGGACAATATTAGCAATACGCTTCAGCAAAGCTTGACGCAGCTCATCACGTCATTCATTACCCTTGTTGGCGTTATCGTGATGATGCTAACGATAAGTCCGCTTCTAACGCTGATCGTGTTCTTGACGATTCCAGCTAGCCTTCTTGCAACGAAGGCGATCGCCAAGCGTTCGCAGAAATATTTTGCCGGTCAGCAGGCCGAGCTCGGACGCTTGAACGGACATGTCGAGGAAATGTACACGGGCCACAAAATCGTCAAAGCATTCGGCCACGAGCGCAAATCGCTGGATGAATTTAATGAAATGAATGAAAAGCTGTATGATTCCGGCTGGCGCGCACAATTTGTGTCGGGCATCATTATGCCGATTATGAGCTTCATTAGTAATATTGGCTATGTGCTTGTATGCGTCATCGGTGGTTTGCTGGTTACGAGAAATGCAATAAAAATCGGTGATATTTTGGCATTTATCCAATACACAAGACAGTTCACAATGCCGATTACGCAGCTTGCCAACATCGCGAATATTATTCAATCTACGATTGCCTCCGCTGAGCGGGTATTCGAGCTGCTTGATGAAGAGGATGAGGTGCCGGAGGCGAAAAATGCTAAAGCCATTAGCAAACCGGCCGGCGCCGTTCGCTTCGAGCAGGTAGATTTCGGCTACAAAACGGATGAGCCGCTCATTAGCGGGATGAATATTGATGTTAAGCCAGGCCAGACCGTCGCCATAGTCGGGCCGACTGGCGCGGGCAAGACGACGATGATTAACTTGCTCATGCGCTTCTATGAGTTGAATGGCGGGCGTATTACAATCGACGGCGAGGACATTGCAGCGTTACAGCGCAAAAGTCTACGCCGCATGTTCGGCATGGTGCTTCAGGATACATGGCTCTTTAATGGCAGCATTCGCGACAATATCGCTTATGGGCGTGAGGATGCTACGGAGGAAGAGGTTTACCAAGCGGCAAGGGCAGCGCATGCGGATCATTTCATTCGAACATTGCCAGAGGGCTACGATACGATTCTGAATGAGGAAGCCTCGAACATTTCACAAGGGCAGAAGCAGCTGTTGACTATTGCCCGGGCAATTTTAGCAGATCCGTCCATTCTGATCCTCGATGAAGCGACAAGCAGCGTCGATACGCGTACGGAAATTATTATTCAGCGGGCGATGGGCGAGCTGATGAATAATCGCACCAGCTTTGTCATTGCCCACCGCCTGTCGACGATTCGTGGAGCTGATCTGATCTTGGTCATGAACAACGGCTCTATTATCGAGCAGGGCAAACATGAGGAGCTGCTGGAGCAGGGCGGATTTTATGCCGATCTGTATAACAGCCAGTTCACAGGCAAGCGCATAACGAGCGAAGTTGTATAA
- a CDS encoding manganese-dependent inorganic pyrophosphatase, whose amino-acid sequence MAKTLIFGHKNPDTDTICSAIAYADLKAKLGLEVEAVRLGEISGETQYALTHFKAETPRLVETVANEVETVILVDHNERQQSAADIDQVRVLEVIDHHRIANFETSHPLYYRAEPVGCTATILNKLYKENGVAIEPQIAGLMLSAIISDSLLFKSPTCTEQDVAAAKELAAIAGVDTEAYGLEMLKAGADVRDKSIAQLLSLDAKEFQMGSSKVEIAQVNAVDTSDVLVRQAELETAINAIVSEKGLDLFLFVVTDILNSDSVALAIGSAAGAVEKAYNVTLADNKAVLKGVVSRKAQIVPVLTETLSK is encoded by the coding sequence ATGGCAAAAACATTAATTTTCGGGCATAAAAATCCGGATACGGATACAATCTGTTCTGCGATCGCCTATGCTGATTTGAAGGCTAAGCTAGGCTTGGAGGTTGAAGCCGTTCGTCTAGGTGAAATTAGCGGTGAAACGCAATACGCGCTGACCCATTTCAAGGCGGAAACTCCTCGCCTTGTAGAAACAGTAGCAAATGAAGTGGAGACGGTTATTCTCGTTGACCATAATGAGCGTCAGCAAAGTGCAGCAGATATAGATCAAGTTCGCGTGCTGGAAGTTATTGACCATCATCGTATTGCGAATTTTGAGACAAGCCACCCGCTATACTATCGGGCTGAGCCTGTAGGGTGTACAGCTACGATTTTGAATAAATTGTACAAAGAAAACGGCGTAGCTATTGAGCCGCAAATCGCAGGTCTCATGCTGTCCGCTATCATCTCTGATTCCTTGCTGTTCAAATCGCCAACCTGCACAGAGCAAGATGTAGCGGCTGCTAAAGAGCTTGCTGCTATTGCTGGCGTAGATACGGAGGCTTACGGTCTGGAAATGCTGAAGGCAGGCGCAGACGTACGCGACAAATCAATTGCTCAGCTGCTTTCGCTTGATGCGAAAGAATTCCAAATGGGCAGCAGCAAAGTAGAAATCGCGCAAGTTAACGCGGTTGACACAAGCGATGTATTGGTTCGTCAAGCGGAGCTGGAAACAGCGATTAACGCCATCGTTTCGGAAAAAGGTCTGGACCTGTTCCTGTTTGTCGTAACAGACATTTTGAACAGCGATTCCGTAGCGCTCGCTATCGGCAGCGCAGCAGGCGCAGTTGAGAAAGCCTATAATGTAACATTGGCTGACAATAAAGCCGTTCTGAAGGGCGTAGTATCCCGCAAAGCGCAAATCGTACCGGTATTGACAGAAACGCTTAGCAAATAA
- a CDS encoding ABC transporter ATP-binding protein: MLRLFRFLKPFRWLIAGVLVLVFIQSLSDLYLPTLMADIVDNGVAKGDTPLIWKIGSFMLLIAAVGGISSIGASYFSAKASASFGRLVREKVFGHVQNFSLQEFDKIGTASLITRTTNDITQVQQVLMMILRMMVMAPMMCIGGIIMAVSKDAKLSLVLVVALPVLAGAILIVVRKGIPLFKLMQVRIDKLNLVLREGLTGIRVIRSFDRTHYENKKFDAANSDLTETAIKVNKIMAVMMPLMMLVMNLSTVAIIAIGGLRIENGDMEVGSLMAFIQYAMQIMFSLLMLSMMLVMVPRASASAVRINEVLDMVPDITDSASVKNTGSRKGFIEFRDVTFSYPGAEQPALAHISFKAAPGEVTAIIGGTGSGKSTLVNLIPRFYDTAGGSIIIDDVDIRELSQEALREKIGFVPQKAVLFTGTIAENIRYGKENATDEEMEHAAEVAQAAEFIGTMKDGYAASVSQGGNNLSGGQKQRLSIARALVRQPEIYVFDDSFSALDFKTDAKLRAALRKETVDSTVLLVAQRVSTVLDADRIIVLDEGQLAGIGTHQELMESCDVYREIVYSQLSEEEIA, translated from the coding sequence ATGTTAAGGTTATTCCGTTTTTTAAAGCCGTTTCGCTGGCTGATAGCCGGGGTGCTAGTGCTTGTTTTTATTCAGTCGCTGTCTGACTTATATCTCCCCACGCTAATGGCGGACATCGTCGATAATGGAGTAGCTAAGGGAGACACTCCGCTTATTTGGAAAATCGGTTCCTTTATGCTGCTCATAGCGGCGGTAGGGGGCATCAGCTCCATCGGCGCCAGCTATTTTTCGGCAAAAGCTTCAGCGAGCTTTGGGCGTCTCGTGCGGGAGAAGGTATTTGGGCATGTGCAAAACTTCTCACTTCAGGAGTTTGACAAAATCGGAACGGCCTCGCTCATTACGCGGACGACGAATGATATTACGCAAGTACAGCAAGTATTAATGATGATTTTGCGCATGATGGTAATGGCGCCGATGATGTGCATCGGGGGTATTATTATGGCCGTTTCGAAGGATGCGAAGCTGTCGCTTGTGCTGGTTGTAGCGCTGCCTGTGCTTGCTGGTGCGATTTTGATCGTCGTACGCAAAGGGATTCCATTGTTTAAATTGATGCAGGTTCGGATCGATAAGCTGAACTTGGTGCTGCGCGAAGGACTGACAGGCATTCGGGTTATTCGCTCATTTGATCGGACCCATTATGAAAATAAGAAATTTGATGCGGCCAACAGCGATCTGACCGAAACTGCGATTAAAGTGAACAAAATTATGGCCGTGATGATGCCGCTTATGATGCTCGTCATGAATTTATCTACAGTGGCGATTATTGCCATCGGCGGGCTGCGCATCGAGAATGGTGATATGGAAGTCGGCTCATTAATGGCTTTTATTCAATATGCGATGCAAATTATGTTTTCGCTTCTGATGTTATCCATGATGCTCGTTATGGTTCCCCGTGCGTCGGCATCGGCGGTTCGTATTAATGAAGTGCTGGACATGGTGCCTGATATTACAGACAGCGCCAGCGTTAAGAACACAGGCTCGCGTAAGGGCTTTATTGAGTTTCGTGATGTGACGTTCAGCTATCCTGGAGCCGAGCAGCCTGCTTTAGCGCATATATCGTTCAAGGCGGCGCCTGGCGAGGTGACAGCTATTATTGGGGGAACAGGATCAGGAAAGTCAACGCTCGTTAATTTAATCCCGCGTTTTTACGATACGGCGGGAGGCAGCATCATAATTGATGATGTGGATATAAGAGAGCTTTCTCAGGAAGCACTCCGTGAAAAAATCGGCTTTGTTCCGCAAAAAGCCGTATTGTTCACAGGCACGATCGCCGAAAATATCCGCTATGGCAAAGAAAATGCGACCGATGAGGAAATGGAGCACGCAGCAGAGGTGGCGCAGGCGGCAGAGTTTATCGGCACGATGAAGGATGGATATGCAGCAAGCGTATCGCAGGGCGGCAACAATCTTTCCGGTGGACAAAAGCAGCGGCTGTCCATTGCCCGCGCGCTTGTGCGCCAGCCGGAAATTTATGTGTTCGACGACAGCTTCTCGGCGCTAGACTTTAAGACGGATGCGAAGCTGCGTGCCGCCTTGCGCAAGGAAACGGTGGATTCGACGGTGCTGCTCGTTGCCCAGCGGGTAAGTACAGTGCTTGATGCCGATCGTATTATCGTGCTTGATGAAGGGCAGCTAGCTGGAATTGGGACGCATCAGGAGCTTATGGAGTCTTGCGATGTGTACCGGGAAATTGTATATTCACAGCTTTCGGAGGAGGAAATCGCATGA
- a CDS encoding alpha-N-arabinofuranosidase — translation MSNQITINADITKGTINRNIYGHFSEHLGRCIYEGFWVGEDSVIPNTKGIRNDVVEALKKLNIPVLRWPGGCFADEYHWKDGIGPSEERKRMINTHWGGVVENNHFGTHEFLLLCEQLGCEPYISGNVGSGTVQEMSEWVEYITFDGVSPMAELREKNGREKPWKLKYFGVGNENWGCGGNMRPEYYADLYRRYQTYVRNYGDNEIYRIACGPNVDDYKWMEVLMREAADKMDGISLHYYTVPKEWQDKGAATGFPEEEWAITLRKALWMEQLITKHTAIMDQYDPEKRVGLIVDEWGTWFNTEPGTNPGFLYQQNSIRDALVAGLTLHIFHDHCDRVQMANIAQIVNVLQSVIMTEGEKMLLTPTYHIFDMFKVHQDAELLDTHTTSARYEHGDESLPQISVSASKAADGKIHVSLCNLDHSAEADVSIALRGLTQGLKTITGTVLSGAAIDSHNTFEQPNAVEPAAFTSFTWDGAQVSAKLPAMSVTVLELIEQ, via the coding sequence ATGAGCAATCAAATTACAATTAACGCAGACATTACTAAAGGTACGATTAACCGTAACATTTATGGACATTTCTCCGAGCATTTGGGACGCTGTATTTATGAAGGCTTCTGGGTTGGCGAGGATTCGGTTATTCCAAACACGAAAGGCATTCGCAACGATGTTGTGGAAGCGCTCAAAAAATTGAATATTCCGGTGCTGCGCTGGCCGGGCGGCTGTTTTGCCGATGAATATCATTGGAAGGACGGCATTGGCCCAAGCGAAGAGCGCAAGCGCATGATCAATACACACTGGGGCGGCGTAGTTGAAAATAACCATTTTGGCACACATGAGTTTTTGCTGCTTTGCGAGCAGCTTGGCTGCGAGCCTTATATTTCCGGCAATGTAGGTAGCGGAACGGTGCAGGAGATGTCCGAGTGGGTTGAATATATAACCTTCGACGGCGTATCGCCGATGGCGGAGCTGCGTGAGAAAAACGGCCGCGAGAAGCCGTGGAAGCTGAAATATTTTGGCGTTGGCAATGAAAACTGGGGCTGCGGCGGCAATATGCGTCCGGAATATTATGCGGATTTGTATCGCCGTTACCAGACGTACGTTCGCAATTATGGCGATAATGAAATTTACCGCATTGCCTGTGGCCCGAACGTCGACGATTACAAGTGGATGGAAGTGCTGATGCGGGAGGCTGCGGACAAAATGGATGGCATCAGCCTCCACTACTACACTGTTCCGAAGGAATGGCAGGACAAGGGAGCAGCTACCGGCTTCCCTGAGGAAGAGTGGGCTATCACGCTTAGAAAAGCGCTGTGGATGGAGCAGCTTATTACGAAGCATACGGCAATTATGGATCAATATGATCCTGAGAAGCGCGTTGGCTTGATCGTCGATGAGTGGGGCACATGGTTTAATACAGAGCCGGGCACAAACCCAGGCTTCCTGTACCAGCAAAACTCCATTCGCGATGCGCTCGTAGCTGGTCTTACGCTGCATATTTTCCACGATCATTGCGACCGTGTACAAATGGCAAACATTGCGCAAATCGTTAATGTGCTGCAATCGGTTATTATGACCGAAGGGGAAAAGATGCTGCTGACGCCAACCTATCATATTTTTGATATGTTTAAGGTGCATCAGGATGCCGAATTGCTGGATACGCATACGACCAGCGCCCGTTACGAGCATGGTGACGAGTCGCTGCCGCAAATTTCTGTATCGGCTTCGAAAGCGGCAGATGGCAAAATCCATGTCAGCTTGTGCAATCTGGATCATAGTGCCGAAGCGGATGTGTCCATTGCGCTGCGCGGCTTGACACAAGGCTTGAAAACAATAACGGGTACAGTGCTGTCGGGCGCGGCCATTGACTCGCATAATACATTTGAGCAGCCAAATGCAGTAGAGCCAGCCGCTTTTACAAGCTTTACTTGGGATGGCGCACAGGTATCCGCTAAGCTTCCAGCCATGTCGGTTACGGTGCTTGAGCTGATCGAGCAATAA
- a CDS encoding C40 family peptidase gives MIKRNFFRSVIKLSLCASIGLTAFTFASGNQAHAATETSLQLIDSGKEFIGTPYKYGAPAGVTYAFDCSSFTQYIFEAMGVSLPRSSSSQASIGAKVTKENLSVGDLVFFNTSGRGISHVAIYAGDNKILHSATSTGVTISSLGESYWHNRYVTARRVLK, from the coding sequence ATGATTAAGAGAAACTTCTTTCGCTCCGTCATCAAATTGAGCTTATGCGCAAGTATTGGTTTGACTGCCTTCACCTTCGCTTCCGGCAACCAGGCACATGCCGCAACTGAAACTTCCCTTCAATTAATTGACTCCGGCAAGGAGTTTATTGGAACCCCCTATAAATATGGAGCCCCAGCAGGCGTAACATACGCGTTTGACTGCTCTTCCTTTACTCAATACATATTCGAAGCCATGGGCGTGTCGCTGCCGCGCAGCTCCTCCTCCCAAGCTTCCATTGGAGCCAAAGTAACAAAGGAAAATCTTAGCGTTGGCGATCTCGTCTTCTTTAACACCAGCGGCAGAGGCATTAGCCATGTAGCTATTTATGCTGGAGACAATAAGATTTTGCACAGCGCTACCAGCACGGGCGTAACGATCAGCAGCCTTGGAGAGTCCTACTGGCACAATCGCTACGTGACAGCTCGCCGCGTATTGAAATAG
- a CDS encoding VOC family protein, whose amino-acid sequence MAYSINASTVLGKVKLNISNLERSLQFYQQVVGLQVLEHQGSSASLTADGVNVLIELEEIPNAIISERRTTTGLYHYALLLPNRETLGAALARLIASGIHIGQADHLVSEALYITDPDNNGIEIYADRPRSEWKKADSGDYMMANNPIDWDGLLAAADPAAATLLPAGTIIGHIHLHINSIPAARAFYNGLLGFDIVGDYTDFKALFVSVGGYHHHIGLNIWAGIGAPAPAASSTGLDYFTIVYPNQAERDIAINRLREAGTAIDESDGVIFATDPSSIRIKLAVAK is encoded by the coding sequence ATGGCCTACAGCATAAATGCGAGTACGGTGCTCGGAAAAGTAAAGCTTAACATTAGTAATTTGGAGCGTTCGCTGCAATTTTACCAGCAGGTCGTCGGCTTGCAGGTGCTGGAGCACCAAGGCAGTTCGGCCAGCCTTACCGCTGATGGCGTGAATGTGCTCATTGAGCTGGAAGAAATTCCGAATGCCATCATCTCTGAACGCCGAACAACAACGGGCCTCTACCACTATGCCCTGCTGCTGCCCAATCGGGAGACGCTTGGCGCGGCACTTGCCAGATTAATTGCCTCTGGCATTCATATCGGCCAAGCCGATCATCTCGTCAGTGAAGCGCTGTATATTACGGACCCTGACAATAATGGCATTGAAATTTATGCGGACAGACCACGCTCAGAGTGGAAAAAAGCAGACAGTGGCGATTATATGATGGCCAATAATCCGATTGATTGGGATGGCCTTCTTGCCGCAGCAGATCCGGCTGCCGCCACGCTGCTGCCAGCTGGCACAATAATTGGCCATATTCATCTTCACATTAATAGCATTCCGGCTGCCCGCGCCTTTTACAATGGACTTCTTGGCTTTGATATCGTAGGCGACTACACCGATTTCAAAGCATTGTTCGTTTCAGTTGGAGGCTATCACCATCATATCGGGCTTAACATTTGGGCCGGTATCGGCGCTCCTGCACCTGCCGCGAGCAGTACCGGGCTGGACTACTTCACCATCGTCTATCCGAATCAAGCGGAAAGAGATATAGCAATAAACAGGCTGCGTGAGGCGGGAACAGCTATTGACGAGTCAGATGGCGTTATTTTTGCAACCGATCCTTCCAGCATTCGGATTAAGCTTGCAGTAGCAAAATAA
- a CDS encoding MarR family winged helix-turn-helix transcriptional regulator — protein MERNQMGTSTESKATEHSEQITNELIRVFRSFHRLNWRQKPNPDGKFSEMQVLMCIKRGAMKTQDKPGMKISVISRLLRVTSPTVTQLVNGMEASGLVQRNADPDDRRAVRISLTAEGERIADKVIADFMNRMAGLAQYLGEQDSLELIRILTKSFEYFDELNESDRTGDEQQC, from the coding sequence TTGGAACGTAACCAGATGGGCACAAGCACAGAAAGCAAGGCAACGGAGCATAGCGAGCAAATTACGAATGAATTGATTCGTGTGTTTCGCAGCTTTCATCGGCTCAATTGGCGGCAGAAGCCTAATCCAGACGGCAAGTTTAGCGAGATGCAGGTGCTGATGTGCATCAAGCGGGGAGCTATGAAGACGCAGGATAAGCCGGGGATGAAAATTTCGGTCATCAGCCGTTTGCTGCGTGTCACCTCTCCCACCGTCACCCAATTGGTCAACGGCATGGAAGCCAGTGGACTCGTGCAGAGAAACGCTGATCCTGATGATCGGCGTGCCGTTCGCATCTCGCTGACAGCGGAAGGGGAACGCATCGCGGATAAGGTTATTGCCGATTTTATGAATCGAATGGCAGGACTGGCGCAATACTTGGGAGAGCAGGATTCTCTTGAGCTAATTCGGATTTTAACTAAATCTTTTGAATATTTTGATGAGCTTAATGAGTCTGATCGAACGGGGGATGAGCAGCAATGTTAA
- a CDS encoding Cof-type HAD-IIB family hydrolase: protein MSYKIAFFDIDGTLLDEEKQIPQDTIDAIREIQEQGIEAVIATGRAPYFFKDIAEKLAINSFVSLNGAYVVYNGVPVYHNPIPRADVKALVEHAGLHNHSLVFEGHDAFFSNAEAHPQVFDSVTSLRVAQPGFDPSYWEKADIYQIFLHCEPQDEHLYTDVIPGLRYIRWHPYAMDVLTNDGSKALGIAALLKHLGLTTAEALAFGDGLNDKEMLETVGLGIAMGNSHPELLPFADYVTTHVSENGIRNGLRHAGLLK, encoded by the coding sequence ATGAGTTATAAAATTGCTTTTTTTGATATTGATGGCACATTATTAGATGAAGAGAAACAAATTCCCCAAGATACGATTGATGCGATTCGTGAAATTCAGGAGCAGGGCATCGAGGCCGTCATCGCGACGGGACGCGCGCCTTATTTTTTCAAGGATATTGCCGAGAAGCTTGCGATTAACTCCTTCGTCAGCCTGAACGGGGCTTATGTCGTTTACAATGGCGTTCCCGTTTACCATAACCCCATTCCACGTGCCGATGTCAAAGCGCTCGTTGAGCATGCCGGACTTCATAATCACTCGCTCGTTTTTGAAGGCCATGACGCTTTTTTCTCCAATGCTGAGGCGCATCCGCAGGTGTTCGACTCCGTAACGTCGCTGCGTGTGGCACAGCCAGGCTTTGATCCTAGCTACTGGGAAAAAGCAGATATTTATCAAATTTTCCTGCACTGCGAGCCTCAGGACGAGCATCTGTATACCGATGTTATCCCAGGTCTTCGCTACATTCGCTGGCACCCGTACGCAATGGACGTGCTTACCAATGACGGCTCCAAGGCGCTCGGCATTGCTGCGCTGCTGAAGCATTTGGGACTGACAACAGCGGAAGCACTTGCCTTTGGTGACGGACTGAATGATAAGGAAATGCTTGAAACGGTCGGACTCGGCATTGCCATGGGCAACTCCCATCCTGAGCTTCTGCCCTTCGCCGATTACGTCACGACCCATGTAAGTGAAAATGGCATTCGTAATGGCTTGCGCCACGCTGGTTTATTGAAATAA
- a CDS encoding transposase has translation MLFVKNKHKKIAKSCRMAGRHPSRCLSAKAPAQKSWTENLTFSRPTFFWGLTAIGFGLRQSLLTMLKVIRELQEQLAHVEQVIYEVSQTTPQVQLLESIPGVSTKLATAIVAEIGDESQFSPHAMKADEKELLMIQ, from the coding sequence TTGTTGTTTGTAAAAAATAAACACAAAAAAATCGCCAAATCTTGCAGAATGGCTGGCAGGCATCCGTCTCGCTGCCTTTCTGCAAAAGCACCCGCACAAAAAAGTTGGACGGAAAACCTTACATTTTCCCGCCCAACTTTCTTTTGGGGGCTGACCGCTATTGGTTTTGGGCTGAGACAATCCCTTCTGACGATGCTGAAAGTGATCCGTGAGCTTCAGGAGCAGCTTGCCCATGTAGAACAGGTCATTTATGAAGTGTCCCAAACGACCCCACAGGTGCAATTACTTGAATCCATTCCAGGAGTCAGCACGAAACTAGCCACGGCAATCGTAGCGGAGATCGGGGATGAATCGCAGTTCAGTCCGCACGCAATGAAAGCTGATGAAAAAGAGCTACTTATGATACAATAA